The Burkholderia pyrrocinia genome has a segment encoding these proteins:
- a CDS encoding acyl-CoA thioesterase: MSQPSPVPAALDRTETVFRFLAEPSSVNFGGKVHGGALMKWIDEVAYACAAVWSSRYCVTVSVGNIRFQRPILVGNLVELKARVVATGRTSMHIHVSVHAGDPKGGVLRQTTDCLVVFVAVDENGNPVPVPPFVPETDEQKVLAKYAADVRAALDKIVEMKPEEVAKGAV, encoded by the coding sequence ATGTCCCAACCGTCCCCCGTACCGGCCGCCCTCGACCGCACCGAAACCGTCTTCCGCTTCCTCGCCGAGCCGTCGTCCGTGAACTTCGGCGGCAAGGTGCATGGCGGCGCGCTGATGAAGTGGATCGACGAAGTCGCGTATGCGTGCGCGGCCGTCTGGTCGAGCCGCTATTGCGTGACGGTCAGCGTCGGCAACATCCGTTTCCAGCGTCCGATCCTGGTCGGCAATCTCGTCGAGTTGAAGGCGCGCGTCGTCGCGACGGGGCGCACCAGCATGCACATCCATGTGTCCGTGCACGCCGGCGATCCGAAGGGCGGCGTGCTGCGCCAGACGACCGACTGCCTCGTCGTGTTCGTCGCGGTCGACGAGAACGGCAACCCGGTGCCGGTGCCGCCGTTCGTGCCCGAGACCGACGAGCAGAAGGTGCTCGCGAAATATGCGGCCGACGTGCGGGCCGCGCTCGACAAGATCGTCGAGATGAAGCCGGAAGAGGTCGCGAAGGGCGCGGTCTGA